A single Sciurus carolinensis chromosome 15, mSciCar1.2, whole genome shotgun sequence DNA region contains:
- the Rab27b gene encoding ras-related protein Rab-27B isoform X2, with product MPTNTITMTDGDYDYLIKLLALGDSGVGKTTFLYRYTDNKFNPKFITTVGIDFREKRVVYNTQGPNGSSGKAFKVHLQLWDTAGQERFRSLTTAFFRDAMGFLLMFDLTSQQSFLNVRNWMSQLQANAYCENPDIVLIGNKADLPDQREVNERQARDLAEKYGIPYFETSAATGQNVEKSVETLLDLIMKRMEQCVEKTQAPDAVNGGNSGKLDGEKPTEKKCAC from the exons GCCCACCAACACCATCACTATGACCGATGGGGACTATGATTATCTGATTAAACTCCTGGCCCTTGGAGATTCAGGGGTGGGGAAGACGACATTTCTTTATAGATACACAGATAATAAATTCAACCCTAAATTCATCACTACAGTAGGAATAGATTTTCGGGAAAAGCGTGTG GTTTACAACACACAAGGACCAAATGGATCTTCTGGGAAAGCATTCAAGGTGCATCTGCAGCTTTGGGACACTGCAGGACAAGAGCG GTTCCGGAGCCTCACCACCGCCTTTTTCAGAGACGCCATGGGCTTCTTGTTAATGTTTGATCTCACCAGTCAACAGAGCTTCTTAAATGTCAGAAACTGGATGA GCCAACTGCAAGCAAATGCTTACTGTGAAAATCCAGATATAGTATTAATTGGCAACAAGGCAGACCTGCCAGACCAGAGGGAAGTCAATGAACGGCAAGCCCGAGACCTGGCGGAAAAATACGG CATACCATATTTTGAAACGAGTGCAGCGACTGGACAGAACGTAGAGAAATCTGTGGAAACCCTTCTGGACTTAATAATGAAGCGAATGGAACAGTGTGTAGAGAAGACACAAGCCCCTGATGCTGTCAACGGTGGAAATTCTGGAAAGCTAGATGGGGAAAAGCCCACAGAGAAGAAATGTGCCTGCTAG
- the Rab27b gene encoding ras-related protein Rab-27B isoform X1, whose product MAASGKWNSLAFKLSSKDVNLQMPTNTITMTDGDYDYLIKLLALGDSGVGKTTFLYRYTDNKFNPKFITTVGIDFREKRVVYNTQGPNGSSGKAFKVHLQLWDTAGQERFRSLTTAFFRDAMGFLLMFDLTSQQSFLNVRNWMSQLQANAYCENPDIVLIGNKADLPDQREVNERQARDLAEKYGIPYFETSAATGQNVEKSVETLLDLIMKRMEQCVEKTQAPDAVNGGNSGKLDGEKPTEKKCAC is encoded by the exons GCCCACCAACACCATCACTATGACCGATGGGGACTATGATTATCTGATTAAACTCCTGGCCCTTGGAGATTCAGGGGTGGGGAAGACGACATTTCTTTATAGATACACAGATAATAAATTCAACCCTAAATTCATCACTACAGTAGGAATAGATTTTCGGGAAAAGCGTGTG GTTTACAACACACAAGGACCAAATGGATCTTCTGGGAAAGCATTCAAGGTGCATCTGCAGCTTTGGGACACTGCAGGACAAGAGCG GTTCCGGAGCCTCACCACCGCCTTTTTCAGAGACGCCATGGGCTTCTTGTTAATGTTTGATCTCACCAGTCAACAGAGCTTCTTAAATGTCAGAAACTGGATGA GCCAACTGCAAGCAAATGCTTACTGTGAAAATCCAGATATAGTATTAATTGGCAACAAGGCAGACCTGCCAGACCAGAGGGAAGTCAATGAACGGCAAGCCCGAGACCTGGCGGAAAAATACGG CATACCATATTTTGAAACGAGTGCAGCGACTGGACAGAACGTAGAGAAATCTGTGGAAACCCTTCTGGACTTAATAATGAAGCGAATGGAACAGTGTGTAGAGAAGACACAAGCCCCTGATGCTGTCAACGGTGGAAATTCTGGAAAGCTAGATGGGGAAAAGCCCACAGAGAAGAAATGTGCCTGCTAG
- the Rab27b gene encoding ras-related protein Rab-27B isoform X3 yields the protein MTDGDYDYLIKLLALGDSGVGKTTFLYRYTDNKFNPKFITTVGIDFREKRVVYNTQGPNGSSGKAFKVHLQLWDTAGQERFRSLTTAFFRDAMGFLLMFDLTSQQSFLNVRNWMSQLQANAYCENPDIVLIGNKADLPDQREVNERQARDLAEKYGIPYFETSAATGQNVEKSVETLLDLIMKRMEQCVEKTQAPDAVNGGNSGKLDGEKPTEKKCAC from the exons ATGACCGATGGGGACTATGATTATCTGATTAAACTCCTGGCCCTTGGAGATTCAGGGGTGGGGAAGACGACATTTCTTTATAGATACACAGATAATAAATTCAACCCTAAATTCATCACTACAGTAGGAATAGATTTTCGGGAAAAGCGTGTG GTTTACAACACACAAGGACCAAATGGATCTTCTGGGAAAGCATTCAAGGTGCATCTGCAGCTTTGGGACACTGCAGGACAAGAGCG GTTCCGGAGCCTCACCACCGCCTTTTTCAGAGACGCCATGGGCTTCTTGTTAATGTTTGATCTCACCAGTCAACAGAGCTTCTTAAATGTCAGAAACTGGATGA GCCAACTGCAAGCAAATGCTTACTGTGAAAATCCAGATATAGTATTAATTGGCAACAAGGCAGACCTGCCAGACCAGAGGGAAGTCAATGAACGGCAAGCCCGAGACCTGGCGGAAAAATACGG CATACCATATTTTGAAACGAGTGCAGCGACTGGACAGAACGTAGAGAAATCTGTGGAAACCCTTCTGGACTTAATAATGAAGCGAATGGAACAGTGTGTAGAGAAGACACAAGCCCCTGATGCTGTCAACGGTGGAAATTCTGGAAAGCTAGATGGGGAAAAGCCCACAGAGAAGAAATGTGCCTGCTAG